One stretch of Segatella copri DNA includes these proteins:
- a CDS encoding TolC family protein: MKKYITLIMLMGALIPAGAQAQTLSLDSCRAMALRNNKQLNASKLKKDVAYNMKKSARTKYLPKVDALGGYEWFSREISLLNDGQKSTFSNIGSTVTGGISGGASNLMSQLVSQGMITPEIAQQIGGLMNEKLGPLQQQGNALGEKLVDAFRTDTRNIWAGSVMVRQPIYMGGAIIAANKIADIGEQIAENDLDQQTQSTLYSIDQAYWLAVSLKQKQKLAISYRDLVKKLNEDVHKMIQQGVATKADGLKVDVKVNEAEMQITQAEDGLALSKMLLCQLCGIPMNQEITLADEDKETLALSGTPVDTEQQRVAAQDSAMNTRPELRMLQNALDISKEATNMVRAINLPHVMLTGGYMISNPNVFNGFQKKFTGVWNVGVMVHVPVWNWFDGAYKVRAAKAASNIAQMNLDDTREKIHLQITQSQFKVKEAQKKLNMAMKNIASADENLRCANLGFKEGVMEVTDVMAAQTAWQKAQSQKIDAEIDVKLTQVGLNKALGILQ, encoded by the coding sequence ATGAAAAAATATATAACTCTTATCATGCTGATGGGAGCATTGATTCCTGCCGGGGCTCAGGCACAAACGCTGAGCCTTGACAGTTGCCGTGCCATGGCGCTGCGCAACAACAAGCAGCTCAATGCCTCGAAGCTCAAGAAAGACGTGGCGTACAACATGAAGAAATCGGCACGTACCAAATATCTTCCTAAAGTAGATGCTTTAGGCGGTTACGAATGGTTCAGCAGGGAGATTTCGCTGCTGAACGACGGTCAGAAATCAACATTCAGCAATATCGGCTCTACCGTTACCGGAGGAATATCGGGAGGAGCCAGCAATCTGATGAGCCAACTTGTAAGTCAGGGAATGATTACCCCGGAGATAGCGCAGCAGATAGGCGGACTGATGAATGAGAAACTGGGACCCCTGCAGCAGCAAGGCAATGCGCTGGGAGAGAAACTGGTAGATGCTTTCCGCACCGACACCCGCAATATCTGGGCTGGAAGCGTGATGGTTCGCCAACCTATCTATATGGGTGGAGCCATCATTGCAGCCAACAAGATTGCCGACATCGGAGAGCAGATTGCAGAGAATGATCTCGACCAGCAGACCCAGAGCACGCTCTACAGCATAGACCAGGCTTACTGGCTCGCCGTTTCGCTGAAGCAGAAGCAGAAACTCGCCATCAGCTACCGCGACCTCGTAAAGAAACTGAACGAGGATGTTCACAAGATGATTCAGCAGGGAGTTGCCACCAAGGCAGACGGACTGAAGGTAGACGTAAAGGTGAACGAGGCTGAGATGCAGATTACCCAGGCAGAAGACGGGCTCGCCCTGTCGAAGATGCTGCTCTGTCAGCTCTGCGGCATTCCGATGAACCAGGAAATCACACTTGCCGATGAAGATAAGGAAACCCTGGCTTTATCAGGAACTCCTGTTGACACCGAGCAGCAGAGAGTAGCCGCACAGGATTCAGCGATGAACACCCGTCCGGAACTCCGCATGCTGCAGAATGCGCTCGACATCTCTAAAGAAGCTACCAATATGGTTCGCGCCATCAATCTGCCTCACGTCATGCTGACAGGCGGCTACATGATTTCGAACCCGAACGTATTCAATGGTTTCCAGAAGAAGTTTACCGGAGTCTGGAACGTAGGCGTGATGGTTCATGTTCCGGTATGGAACTGGTTCGACGGCGCCTACAAGGTGAGAGCCGCCAAGGCTGCCAGCAATATCGCCCAGATGAACCTGGATGATACGAGAGAGAAGATTCATCTGCAGATTACCCAAAGCCAGTTTAAGGTAAAAGAAGCCCAGAAGAAACTCAACATGGCAATGAAGAATATCGCCAGTGCAGATGAGAACCTGAGATGCGCCAACCTCGGTTTCAAGGAAGGCGTGATGGAGGTTACCGACGTGATGGCTGCACAGACTGCCTGGCAGAAAGCACAGAGCCAGAAGATTGATGCAGAAATCGACGTGAAGCTGACTCAGGTTGGGCTGAACAAGGCGCTCGGTATCCTGCAGTAA
- a CDS encoding FimB/Mfa2 family fimbrial subunit: MSKKSYRLLASLLLMLVATLTSCEKFSIDETTGKSREANANVTIHVQKIEGTSLLTTKADDKQMALGDVCSRLTLAIFDGEEKLETVNQLSTDNGFGTAYVSLDEGEYRLVVIAHNGKGNCSVSAPEKVKFASNKLTDTFYYYGRLSVTADGATSDINLKRAVGAFKLHITDETIPEEIKSIKFYYTGGSSTLDATTGFGCVNSRQTENFSMKDGGRDFTVYTFPHEEEKNIKMSISFLDADAKVVKSFEKADLKIHQNQTAYTEISIADGFGGGGDSAGGGIGITVDPTWGETERVNF, encoded by the coding sequence ATGAGTAAGAAGTCCTATCGGTTACTGGCATCCCTGTTGCTGATGCTCGTAGCGACGCTTACTTCATGCGAGAAGTTTTCGATTGACGAAACAACCGGAAAATCACGTGAGGCAAACGCCAACGTAACTATCCATGTGCAGAAAATAGAAGGCACAAGTTTGTTGACAACCAAAGCTGACGACAAGCAGATGGCGCTGGGCGATGTGTGCTCCAGACTGACGCTTGCCATCTTTGACGGAGAGGAGAAACTGGAGACGGTGAACCAGCTTTCAACAGACAACGGCTTCGGAACAGCCTATGTAAGTCTGGACGAAGGAGAATACCGGCTGGTGGTGATTGCCCATAACGGAAAGGGAAACTGCTCTGTCAGCGCACCCGAGAAAGTAAAGTTTGCGAGCAACAAGCTTACCGACACCTTCTATTATTACGGCAGGTTGAGCGTAACGGCAGACGGTGCCACCTCCGACATCAACCTGAAGCGAGCGGTTGGCGCCTTCAAGTTACATATTACCGACGAAACCATTCCCGAAGAAATCAAAAGCATCAAGTTCTATTATACCGGCGGCAGCAGCACCCTGGATGCAACCACCGGATTCGGCTGCGTGAACAGCCGTCAGACCGAGAATTTCAGTATGAAAGATGGCGGCAGAGACTTTACCGTCTACACCTTCCCACATGAAGAAGAGAAGAACATCAAGATGAGTATCAGCTTTCTGGATGCTGATGCAAAGGTGGTAAAGAGTTTTGAAAAAGCCGATTTGAAAATCCATCAGAACCAAACAGCCTATACCGAGATTTCCATCGCTGACGGATTCGGTGGCGGAGGCGACAGTGCGGGTGGTGGAATCGGCATTACCGTAGACCCTACCTGGGGCGAGACAGAACGGGTGAATTTCTAA
- a CDS encoding Cof-type HAD-IIB family hydrolase codes for MDKKIKALFFDIDGTLVSFKTHKIPQSTVDALEQAKKNGVEVYISTGRPQLLITNLGQIEHLIDGYITTNGARCFVGDKVVSQHAILPEDVKKIIEAADRDDYPAIVVGEHHLAIHHYTDEVYEIFAKGLGVDCEIFLTDVNELGDEQILQVTPFCSVEQEALLMPTLRNCTSGRWHPAFTDITAADADKGKGLHAMADYLGLNIDETMAFGDGGNDISIVREAGVGVAMGNAGDNLKQVADYITTHVDEDGVKNALLHFGVI; via the coding sequence ATGGATAAGAAGATAAAAGCATTGTTTTTTGATATTGACGGCACCTTGGTGAGTTTCAAAACCCACAAGATTCCACAGAGCACGGTAGATGCCTTGGAGCAGGCTAAGAAGAACGGGGTAGAGGTGTATATTTCTACCGGTCGTCCGCAGCTCCTCATTACTAACCTCGGTCAGATAGAACATCTCATCGACGGTTACATCACCACCAATGGAGCCCGCTGTTTTGTAGGCGATAAGGTGGTGAGCCAGCACGCCATCCTTCCTGAAGATGTAAAGAAGATAATCGAGGCAGCCGACCGTGATGATTATCCGGCAATTGTCGTAGGAGAGCATCATCTTGCTATCCATCATTATACTGACGAGGTTTATGAAATCTTTGCCAAGGGACTGGGGGTGGATTGCGAAATCTTCCTGACTGATGTGAATGAACTGGGAGATGAGCAGATTCTGCAGGTTACTCCTTTCTGTTCGGTAGAGCAGGAGGCGCTCCTGATGCCTACGCTCCGCAACTGCACTTCGGGCAGATGGCATCCTGCCTTTACGGATATTACGGCAGCCGATGCTGATAAGGGCAAAGGTTTGCATGCAATGGCTGATTATCTGGGTTTGAACATAGATGAAACCATGGCTTTCGGCGATGGCGGCAATGATATTTCCATCGTCCGGGAGGCAGGCGTTGGTGTTGCGATGGGCAATGCGGGTGATAATCTCAAGCAGGTAGCCGATTACATTACGACTCATGTGGATGAAGATGGTGTTAAGAATGCGCTCCTCCATTTTGGAGTGATTTAA
- a CDS encoding SusC/RagA family TonB-linked outer membrane protein has product MALAQTTVTGKVVSQEDGEPVIGASIKIEGTKMGTVTDVDGNFSLVAPNGNAKLVISYLGMKSQKVVAKSKMKIVLEGEDNTLNDVVVTALGVSRQKKALGYAVTELKGDEMLKSRGGLSNPVNALQGKVAGLTISSSAGSMGGSSKVLLRGANSLSGSNQPLFVVDGVPIEGGDNNSTETQRGGGGYDYGNLIQDINPDDVENISVLKGASATALYGSRASNGVIMITTKRAKKSAGLGVEFSSSVGFETVTKLPKLQSQYGGGYGYAGDYAYGDDGDDMGTATINGKEYLIPDYGQDESWGPKLDGRQVLSWYDLLTWKNNGSVGDPTTSAWSPASSDYRDFFKTGVSYTNNIAVSQSYDNSSFRISYTNTSLTGYLPNSSQYKNALNVTGNIMSPDKKLNVFTSVNYFNNRTKGRQDTGYGDNNIMVKFTQWGQRQLNMNELESLYKNPDGSQASWNIGGIDDTTIQFHNNPYWSRYMNYENDSRNRVYGNVGFSYQIIPQLKFQYKANLDFWVDKQYERNAVYSQELSKYKEISRQQYELNHEFLLMYNQTFGDYSISANVGANIMRNHYEYVYGLTQGGLAIPEYYNLANSLQAAKAYNYKRVKGINSLFGDITLGWKNMLYLEATLRGDKSSSLPSSNNTYVYPSVTGSWLFSELLKNKAPWLTYGKVRLGFAKVGNDTDPYQVLSTYTQYTNIDSSTPGYRLPNTLNNADLKPESTTSYELGLEMAFLDNRLGFDVTYYQTNTKDEILPLSVSGTTGYIYKMINSGEIENKGIEVAIHATPIKTHDFEWNTSFTIASNKNKVKSLADGVDYYKIASAPFMAEVGAKVGEEYGIIMGTNFVYDENGNKCVDPETGLYMATDGNEVIGHIYPDFTGGWVNSFRYKGFDASIQFDFSKGGQFFSTTTLWGNYCGMMEETAANGVRENGIISEGVVYGTNEPNTMRVSARDYYENYYNGPAAQSVLKSDYIKLREINVGYTFKLNPSWFVKSLRLSAYGRNLGVWGPDCKHFDPEMIVTSSGNVQGIEGGATPMVANYGFGVSLKF; this is encoded by the coding sequence ATGGCTCTCGCTCAAACTACTGTTACAGGTAAGGTTGTTTCTCAGGAAGATGGTGAGCCAGTAATTGGCGCATCCATCAAGATTGAAGGTACCAAGATGGGTACTGTAACAGATGTTGACGGTAACTTTTCTTTGGTAGCTCCTAATGGAAATGCCAAGTTGGTAATCTCTTATTTGGGAATGAAATCTCAAAAGGTGGTTGCTAAATCAAAAATGAAAATTGTGTTGGAAGGCGAGGACAATACATTGAATGATGTGGTTGTCACAGCCTTGGGTGTTTCTCGCCAAAAGAAGGCTTTGGGTTATGCTGTAACCGAGCTGAAAGGCGATGAGATGCTGAAATCACGTGGAGGACTCAGTAACCCTGTCAATGCTCTGCAGGGTAAGGTTGCGGGTTTGACCATCTCTTCTAGTGCCGGTAGCATGGGCGGATCTTCTAAGGTCTTGCTTCGTGGTGCTAACTCGCTTTCTGGCAGCAACCAGCCGCTGTTCGTTGTTGACGGTGTGCCTATCGAGGGTGGCGACAATAACTCTACCGAGACTCAGCGTGGTGGTGGTGGGTACGATTACGGTAACTTGATTCAGGATATCAACCCTGATGATGTAGAGAACATCAGCGTGTTGAAGGGTGCTTCTGCTACTGCTCTTTATGGTAGCCGTGCCTCTAATGGTGTTATCATGATTACTACCAAGCGTGCCAAAAAGTCTGCAGGACTCGGTGTGGAGTTCAGCTCTTCTGTTGGCTTTGAAACTGTAACCAAACTGCCTAAGCTTCAGAGTCAGTATGGTGGCGGTTATGGTTATGCTGGCGATTATGCTTATGGCGACGATGGTGATGATATGGGTACTGCCACTATCAATGGCAAGGAATATCTGATTCCAGACTATGGTCAGGATGAAAGCTGGGGTCCTAAATTGGATGGCCGCCAGGTGCTTTCATGGTACGACTTGCTTACATGGAAGAATAACGGTTCTGTAGGCGATCCTACTACATCTGCCTGGAGCCCTGCTTCTTCAGATTATCGCGACTTCTTCAAGACTGGTGTTTCTTACACCAATAATATCGCTGTGTCTCAGTCTTATGACAACAGTTCGTTCCGTATTTCCTATACCAATACTTCTTTGACAGGTTATCTGCCAAACAGCAGCCAGTATAAGAATGCCTTGAATGTTACGGGCAACATCATGTCGCCAGACAAGAAGTTGAATGTGTTCACCAGTGTCAACTACTTCAACAACCGTACCAAGGGGCGTCAGGATACTGGTTATGGTGACAACAACATCATGGTGAAGTTCACGCAGTGGGGACAGCGCCAGCTGAACATGAACGAATTGGAGTCTCTCTATAAGAACCCTGATGGAAGCCAGGCTTCCTGGAACATTGGTGGTATTGATGATACTACTATCCAGTTCCACAACAACCCATACTGGAGCCGCTACATGAACTACGAGAATGATAGCCGTAACCGTGTATATGGTAATGTGGGCTTCAGCTATCAGATTATCCCACAGCTCAAGTTCCAGTATAAGGCAAACCTTGATTTCTGGGTTGACAAGCAGTATGAACGCAATGCCGTTTACTCACAGGAGTTGTCTAAGTATAAGGAAATCTCCCGTCAGCAGTATGAGTTGAACCATGAGTTCCTGCTGATGTATAACCAGACATTCGGCGATTACAGCATCAGTGCCAATGTGGGTGCTAACATCATGCGTAATCACTATGAGTATGTGTATGGTTTGACACAGGGTGGTTTGGCTATTCCTGAATACTATAACCTGGCTAACTCCTTGCAGGCAGCCAAGGCTTATAACTATAAGCGAGTAAAGGGAATCAACTCTCTGTTTGGTGATATTACTTTGGGTTGGAAGAACATGCTCTACTTGGAGGCTACTCTTCGTGGTGATAAATCTTCTTCTCTTCCATCAAGCAACAATACATATGTCTATCCATCTGTCACCGGTAGCTGGTTGTTCTCGGAACTGTTGAAGAACAAGGCTCCTTGGCTGACATATGGTAAGGTACGTCTCGGTTTTGCAAAGGTAGGTAACGATACCGATCCATATCAGGTGCTGAGTACTTATACCCAATATACCAACATCGATTCCTCTACTCCAGGTTATCGCTTGCCAAATACATTGAACAATGCCGATTTGAAGCCTGAGTCAACCACATCTTACGAGTTGGGTCTCGAGATGGCTTTCTTAGACAACCGTCTGGGATTCGATGTAACTTACTATCAGACAAATACCAAGGATGAGATTCTTCCTTTGTCAGTATCTGGTACCACCGGTTATATCTACAAGATGATCAACTCTGGTGAAATCGAGAACAAGGGTATTGAGGTGGCTATCCATGCTACTCCTATCAAGACCCATGATTTTGAGTGGAATACATCGTTTACCATCGCATCTAACAAGAATAAGGTGAAGAGCCTTGCAGATGGTGTAGATTATTACAAGATTGCTTCTGCTCCATTCATGGCTGAGGTGGGTGCCAAGGTAGGTGAGGAATATGGTATCATCATGGGTACCAATTTCGTGTACGATGAAAATGGCAACAAATGCGTAGATCCAGAGACTGGTCTCTATATGGCTACTGATGGTAACGAAGTGATTGGTCATATCTATCCAGATTTCACGGGTGGTTGGGTCAACTCATTCCGCTATAAGGGCTTCGATGCCAGCATCCAGTTCGACTTCTCCAAGGGTGGTCAGTTCTTCTCTACCACAACTCTTTGGGGTAACTACTGTGGTATGATGGAGGAGACAGCAGCCAATGGCGTTCGTGAGAATGGTATCATCTCAGAAGGTGTGGTTTATGGTACAAATGAACCTAATACCATGAGGGTAAGTGCTCGTGATTACTACGAGAACTATTACAATGGTCCTGCTGCTCAGAGTGTATTGAAGAGCGATTATATCAAACTTCGTGAAATCAATGTGGGTTATACCTTCAAGTTGAACCCTTCTTGGTTTGTCAAGTCATTGCGTCTTTCTGCATATGGTCGTAACCTCGGCGTATGGGGACCAGACTGCAAGCACTTCGATCCTGAGATGATTGTCACCAGTTCTGGTAATGTTCAGGGTATTGAGGGTGGTGCCACTCCTATGGTTGCCAACTATGGCTTTGGTGTTAGTTTGAAGTTCTAA
- a CDS encoding SusD/RagB family nutrient-binding outer membrane lipoprotein: MKKILKYILIGAACLPMASCDDLDSLNENPNAPGNVPSNMLMEGAEKWTMDNIYDNWFSGRQCLAYSQQWTQRNYTEEDRYQIRESVNNSYFNYLYMGLANFDKVIKMNTDEATKNTASAYGANCNQIAAAKIMKVWLMDVITDTWGNVPYSDIAQLEDKGVLYCKYDDQKDIYAGMISELDEAVGMIDENQSAFTSGDVIFGGDAFKWKKFGNSLKCRLAIHMSKVDSNWKKYIAEAVASGVMESNDDAAKFTYASSGSDYCKFYEGFYIDGRNDFTITNVLTKLMLGKKDDLNGKSHPWEGTVDPRISIYTNKNAQGTYDGIPYACPTGTQDKFRATSPNWYNGQPLVLTKTYAVPLMTYAELKFILCEYNGYDAEDYKEGVKASIEYWYDLAGQSISDAVVDAYVNAVSTNVDAETCAIQKYIDLFTNGTEAWTEVRRTGYPNQLLRPGEITAVYNGNNVKFEPLSEVKGMIISRVKYPTNESTLNGANWNEAVKKLTDGTNNYYSKMFWDVRTSAYDHPANK; encoded by the coding sequence ATGAAGAAGATTTTAAAATATATATTGATAGGAGCGGCTTGTTTACCTATGGCATCTTGCGATGACCTGGATTCTCTCAACGAGAATCCAAACGCTCCGGGCAATGTTCCTTCTAACATGCTGATGGAAGGTGCAGAGAAGTGGACCATGGACAATATCTACGACAACTGGTTCAGCGGTCGTCAGTGTCTGGCTTACTCTCAGCAGTGGACCCAGCGCAACTATACAGAGGAGGACCGTTATCAGATTCGTGAGTCTGTAAACAACAGTTATTTCAATTACCTCTATATGGGATTGGCTAATTTCGACAAGGTCATCAAGATGAATACCGATGAGGCTACCAAGAATACTGCTTCTGCTTATGGTGCCAACTGCAACCAGATTGCTGCTGCCAAGATTATGAAGGTCTGGTTGATGGATGTCATCACTGATACATGGGGCAATGTTCCTTACTCTGATATCGCACAGCTGGAAGATAAGGGTGTTCTCTATTGCAAGTATGATGACCAGAAGGATATCTATGCTGGTATGATTTCTGAGTTGGATGAGGCAGTAGGTATGATTGATGAGAATCAGAGTGCCTTCACTTCAGGTGATGTTATCTTCGGTGGTGATGCTTTTAAGTGGAAGAAGTTTGGTAACTCTTTGAAGTGCCGCCTGGCTATCCACATGTCTAAGGTAGATTCCAACTGGAAGAAGTATATCGCTGAGGCGGTAGCCAGTGGTGTGATGGAGAGCAATGATGATGCGGCTAAGTTTACTTACGCATCTTCAGGGTCTGACTATTGTAAGTTCTATGAGGGCTTCTATATTGATGGCCGTAACGACTTCACCATCACCAATGTGCTTACCAAGCTGATGTTGGGTAAGAAAGATGATTTGAATGGCAAGAGCCATCCTTGGGAGGGTACTGTAGATCCACGTATCTCTATCTATACCAACAAGAATGCTCAGGGTACATACGATGGTATTCCATACGCTTGTCCTACAGGTACCCAGGATAAGTTCCGTGCTACATCTCCAAACTGGTATAATGGTCAGCCTTTAGTCTTGACCAAGACTTACGCTGTGCCATTGATGACTTATGCTGAGTTGAAGTTCATCCTCTGCGAGTACAATGGCTATGACGCAGAGGATTACAAGGAAGGTGTAAAGGCTTCTATCGAATATTGGTATGATTTGGCAGGTCAGTCTATCTCTGATGCTGTTGTGGATGCTTATGTTAATGCGGTATCTACAAACGTAGATGCTGAAACATGTGCTATCCAGAAGTACATCGATCTCTTTACCAATGGTACTGAGGCTTGGACTGAGGTTCGTCGTACAGGCTATCCAAACCAGTTGCTTCGTCCAGGTGAAATCACAGCCGTTTACAATGGCAATAATGTGAAGTTTGAACCATTGAGCGAAGTGAAAGGCATGATTATTTCCCGTGTGAAATATCCTACCAATGAGAGTACATTAAATGGTGCCAACTGGAATGAAGCTGTGAAGAAGTTGACCGACGGAACAAACAACTATTATAGTAAGATGTTCTGGGATGTGCGTACTTCTGCATACGATCATCCGGCAAATAAATAA
- a CDS encoding B3/B4 domain-containing protein — protein sequence MKIIVSEEIESVCPTFVGACVEANVVNTPYCQELWDEINALGEKYRQTLTTESLKEMSGIAATRKVYRACGKDPSRYRPASEALIRRMLQGKELYQRDTLVDLVNLASIAYGYSIGGFDADKFEGDTLTLGVGKAGEPYEGIGRGMINIEGLPVYRDKIGGVGTPTSDNERTKMSSDTTHLVVLINGYDGDEQHVRENAEYIIQLLKKYCQSDGGSYFIYK from the coding sequence ATGAAAATTATTGTATCAGAAGAAATCGAATCGGTATGTCCCACCTTTGTGGGAGCATGTGTGGAAGCCAATGTGGTAAACACCCCTTATTGTCAGGAACTTTGGGATGAAATCAATGCCCTCGGTGAGAAATACAGACAGACGCTGACCACGGAATCGCTGAAAGAGATGAGTGGAATTGCCGCCACCCGAAAGGTGTACCGTGCCTGCGGCAAGGATCCATCGCGCTACCGTCCTGCATCAGAAGCCCTTATCCGCAGAATGCTGCAGGGCAAGGAACTCTACCAGAGAGATACGCTGGTGGATCTTGTGAACCTGGCGAGCATTGCATACGGCTACAGCATCGGCGGATTTGATGCAGACAAGTTTGAAGGCGACACCCTGACCCTGGGCGTAGGCAAAGCCGGCGAACCATACGAAGGCATCGGCAGAGGCATGATCAACATCGAAGGTCTGCCTGTTTACCGTGACAAGATAGGTGGTGTGGGAACTCCAACCAGCGATAACGAGCGAACCAAGATGAGTAGCGACACCACTCACCTGGTGGTTCTCATCAACGGATATGACGGAGACGAACAGCACGTTCGCGAGAATGCCGAATACATTATCCAGCTTCTGAAGAAATATTGCCAAAGCGATGGAGGCAGCTACTTCATCTACAAATAA
- a CDS encoding lytic transglycosylase domain-containing protein yields the protein MKRITMVLVSMLMLTLEIHAASAATSGNVSSTSEMDWTPVMDAIIQVESKGDPKAKSGNSVGVMQITPILVAECNNILKRKKSKKRYTLADRYNVAKSKEMFLLIQSVYNPLNSIEHAIRSWNGGNHFSKKRTQRYFEKVMKLLKK from the coding sequence ATGAAGAGAATAACAATGGTATTAGTTAGCATGTTAATGCTGACATTAGAAATTCATGCAGCGTCGGCTGCAACATCAGGAAATGTATCCTCTACCAGCGAGATGGACTGGACTCCAGTGATGGACGCTATCATTCAGGTAGAGAGTAAGGGTGATCCGAAAGCTAAGAGCGGTAACTCTGTAGGTGTGATGCAGATCACTCCAATTTTAGTAGCAGAATGTAATAATATTCTGAAGCGCAAGAAATCGAAGAAGCGCTACACTTTGGCTGATAGATATAATGTCGCTAAATCTAAAGAAATGTTTCTATTGATTCAGAGTGTCTACAATCCTCTTAATAGTATCGAGCACGCAATCCGTTCATGGAATGGCGGTAATCATTTCAGTAAGAAGCGTACTCAGAGATATTTCGAGAAGGTAATGAAACTTTTGAAAAAGTAA
- a CDS encoding TetR/AcrR family transcriptional regulator — protein sequence MSVSKTRQKLVDVARQLFAKNGIANTTMNDIAVASGKGRRTLYTYFSRKEDVYYAVIESELERLSDKLDEVANCKMRPQDKIIELIYTHLSMIKETVVRNGNLRAEFFRNIWMVEKARKNFDEDEIEILRRIYAEGREDGEFDIDNIDLVADITHYCIKGLEVPFIYGRLGHGMNVESSKPLVAKVVYGALGKSGLKL from the coding sequence ATGTCAGTATCCAAAACAAGACAAAAACTGGTAGATGTCGCACGACAACTCTTTGCCAAGAATGGTATAGCAAATACTACAATGAATGATATTGCTGTAGCTTCTGGTAAGGGTAGACGTACGCTTTATACTTATTTCAGTAGGAAGGAGGATGTCTATTACGCGGTGATAGAATCAGAGTTGGAGCGTCTTTCGGACAAGTTGGACGAGGTTGCTAATTGCAAGATGCGTCCACAGGATAAAATCATCGAGCTTATCTATACTCACCTCAGTATGATCAAGGAAACGGTTGTAAGAAACGGTAACCTCCGTGCTGAGTTCTTCCGAAACATCTGGATGGTTGAGAAGGCGAGAAAAAACTTCGATGAAGATGAAATAGAGATTCTCAGAAGGATTTATGCCGAAGGTAGAGAAGATGGTGAGTTTGATATTGATAACATCGATCTGGTGGCCGATATTACTCACTATTGTATCAAAGGTCTCGAAGTTCCATTTATCTATGGACGTTTGGGCCATGGCATGAATGTGGAGTCGAGCAAACCTTTGGTTGCCAAGGTGGTTTATGGTGCCTTGGGAAAGTCAGGCTTGAAACTCTAG
- the fabG gene encoding 3-oxoacyl-[acyl-carrier-protein] reductase produces MGLLSGKTALVTGAARGIGKAVAMKFASEGANIAFTDLVLNDDMAAGLEATRKEIEALGVTCRAYAGNAADFEETQKTVKQIHEDFGSIDILVNNAGITKDGLMLRMSEAQWDAVLNVNLKSAFNFIHACSPIMLRQRGGSIINMASVVGVHGNAGQCNYAASKAGMIALAKSIAQELGPKGVRANAVAPGFIETAMTAQLPEEIRKDWMKKIPLRRGGQTEDIANVCLFLASDLSSYVSGQVIQIDGGMNM; encoded by the coding sequence ATGGGATTATTAAGTGGTAAAACAGCCCTTGTAACAGGTGCTGCTCGCGGCATCGGTAAGGCTGTCGCTATGAAGTTCGCCTCTGAGGGCGCTAACATCGCATTTACAGACCTCGTACTCAACGACGATATGGCTGCCGGTTTGGAAGCTACCCGTAAGGAGATTGAGGCTCTTGGTGTAACCTGTCGTGCTTATGCTGGTAATGCAGCAGATTTCGAGGAGACACAGAAGACAGTTAAGCAGATTCATGAGGACTTCGGTTCTATCGATATTCTGGTTAACAATGCAGGTATCACCAAGGACGGTTTGATGCTCCGTATGAGCGAGGCTCAGTGGGATGCTGTTTTGAATGTAAACTTGAAGTCAGCCTTCAACTTCATTCATGCTTGCTCTCCAATCATGCTTCGTCAGCGTGGTGGTTCTATCATCAACATGGCTTCTGTAGTAGGTGTTCATGGTAATGCAGGTCAGTGCAACTATGCAGCTTCTAAGGCTGGTATGATTGCTTTGGCTAAGTCTATCGCTCAGGAGTTGGGGCCTAAGGGCGTACGCGCTAATGCGGTAGCTCCTGGTTTCATCGAGACTGCAATGACAGCACAGTTGCCTGAGGAAATCCGCAAGGACTGGATGAAGAAGATTCCATTGCGTCGTGGTGGTCAGACTGAGGATATCGCAAATGTTTGCCTCTTCCTCGCTTCCGACTTGTCTAGCTATGTAAGCGGTCAGGTTATTCAGATCGACGGTGGTATGAACATGTAA